CTTAAACAATTGCTGGCTGATTTCCACGAAAAAAACCCTTTAAAAATAGGCATATCAAAAGAAGAACTCCGCATGAGACTGCCTGCTGTTGAGCCCCTGATATTTCAAACAGCCCTGGATGAATGCATCAATGAAGGCGCGGTAGAAACCGAAAAAGATAAGGTAAGGGCAAAAAGCGCAGAAAAATCAATTGATAAAGACATTGAACTCCTTGAAAACAACATATTAAATACGCTCTTTAGCGCAGGCGCTACCCCCCCCACACTAAAAGAGCTCTCTTTGGAATTCAAAAAAAGCGAAAATCAGATAAAAGACATAATCGAAAAATTGATATATAAAGGCAAAGTAATAAAATTAAAAGGAGATATCTGTTTTCACCATGACATCATGGACAGTATAAAAGAAAAGGTGGTCATGCATTTAAAAGAAAAAAAAGAGATGACACCAATAGACTTCAGATCATTTTTTGACATATCAAGAAAATATATGATTCCCATACTTGAATATCTCGATGAAATTAAACTGACAATCAGAGTTGGGGATAAAAGGGTTTTAAGGAACTAAGCGGTAGCCGGCCGAAACTGGTAGCTGCCCTCGGGTCTGCCCGTGGGAATCTATCTGAACGATAGTACGTCTTGTGATACCCAGCCTTCTCTGTTTCCGTATAAATTAAGTCTGAACCACTTCTTGCCGGTAATATCTTTTTTTTCGTCCACTATTTTCACTGTTTCACCTTCGAAAATTAATGCAATTCTTGCAGCATTAATATCTGGCGCACTTCGTACGTTTGCTCCACTTGCAATGATTAAGGCTTCTTTTTCATATTTCTTCGGGGTTTCAACCTGCACCGGTTCTTCACGCTTTGTCTGTTCCGGCTTTTGTGTATTGTTTTCCTGCACTTCTTGAGTTGGTTGAACATCAGCTTTAACCATAATTTCATTCTTTGCAGGAACCGTGCTGATGGCCTCAACTTCCTTTTTTGCAGGCATTATGCTGCTTACCTCTTTTACACCGAAAGTTATATAATAGCCCACAGCAAAACCAGCGATTATTGCAAATAAAACAGCCAACACAGCAAAAAAGGGCCTAACATGGTCTATTTTTGTCTCATATCTCACTTTTTCATTTGTGCTTACAGAAGCAACAGAAATGTTGGGTATCTTTTTTTCTATAATTTCTTTCCTTTCATTTATCCCGGACAAATTATCCGACATAGTTTCCTTTTTTGTCTTTTCCTCTTTAATATATGCAAGGCTGTCTCCCCTGCCTGACATAGCATTTATAACTTTTGACATCTCCTTAAAACCGATCTTGCTTGAACGATCGGCAAAACCTATCAACAAAGAAAGGTCCGACATGGCAATTATTGTTCTTGGAGAACCCATGGAATATCTCTGAATAATTTCCAGGGCATCATCCGTAAAAATTTCTTTTTTATCATTCAGGCCTGCTCTCATAAGCCTGTATTTTATAAGTTCCTTAGTTTCCTGAATCTGCAAAGGAACAAAATAATACCTCACAGGCAGCCTTTGCCAGAATTCCGGCATGGATTTAACTTCGTTCCATAACGGTCTCTGTCCGGAAAGAATGAATGTATGCAGATATTCATTTTTGAATGTAAGGTTAATAAGAATCCTCAACTCCTGCAAAATATCCTGTGCCCCGCATAACATCTGTCCTTCATCTACAATGATAATACTTTTACCGCCTTGCTGCTTTACTTCAATGAGCGCTTCTTTTAAAATCATAAGATTCTTCAACTTATCCTCATTATGACTTAAATCAGAAACGATCTGCATTCGGTTGTGGATAAAATCAATCGTAAGATTTCTTGGTTTGTTATCCTCGTTTGGCGTGGCATCAGTGAAACATCCTGCTATATAAGCTATCAACTGATTTGACGTTAAGGTCGGATGGTCAACAAAGGCATATTTAAAGGCATTGCCGTATATTTCCCTCATTTCGTTTATAAGTTTTAAAAGAATCGTAGTCTTTCCGAGGCCTGCATCTTCCGATACTACAAGCGCCCCGCCCTTGTTTGTGTTTACGGCATATTTCAACCGTTCAAGGCATTCATAGTACTGCCCGGCCATATGCATCATATTGCTGTCAGGCGCTAAAAGGAATGGATGTTGTTTCAGTCCCCAATATTCTATGTATTCTTCACTCATGGTTTGCATTGTTTGCAGGGAGAATATCCCACTTTAATTGCATCAAAACGGCTTCGGAAAATGATTTTATTTTTGTCGGAAATTTTGTCCGTCATTGTACATGACGGCCTGTGCAAAGAGTATGTTCTTTTATTTCCTACATAAGAAACTTCCGTCTCACGCTTCTTCTCCTGCCACAGCCCTCTTTCCTCGTCCATTGCTGTCTTCTGATGATTTAAAAGCATATCTTTATATTTTGCATTAGGCAACTTGACCATTACTTTTGCATATCCAAGTTTTACCAACTCGGCATTAACAAACAA
The sequence above is drawn from the Pseudomonadota bacterium genome and encodes:
- a CDS encoding SH3 domain-containing protein, yielding MSEEYIEYWGLKQHPFLLAPDSNMMHMAGQYYECLERLKYAVNTNKGGALVVSEDAGLGKTTILLKLINEMREIYGNAFKYAFVDHPTLTSNQLIAYIAGCFTDATPNEDNKPRNLTIDFIHNRMQIVSDLSHNEDKLKNLMILKEALIEVKQQGGKSIIIVDEGQMLCGAQDILQELRILINLTFKNEYLHTFILSGQRPLWNEVKSMPEFWQRLPVRYYFVPLQIQETKELIKYRLMRAGLNDKKEIFTDDALEIIQRYSMGSPRTIIAMSDLSLLIGFADRSSKIGFKEMSKVINAMSGRGDSLAYIKEEKTKKETMSDNLSGINERKEIIEKKIPNISVASVSTNEKVRYETKIDHVRPFFAVLAVLFAIIAGFAVGYYITFGVKEVSSIMPAKKEVEAISTVPAKNEIMVKADVQPTQEVQENNTQKPEQTKREEPVQVETPKKYEKEALIIASGANVRSAPDINAARIALIFEGETVKIVDEKKDITGKKWFRLNLYGNREGWVSQDVLSFR